Proteins found in one Vallitalea guaymasensis genomic segment:
- a CDS encoding coiled-coil domain-containing protein: MKDLRYYNPRSKSLDCSDNSQIICIFKEILKEIRCIQELLYFPETDLDEIEEVIWVKNDQCSLSEIERKISRIDKLLRNPCFGLKEIKIEVANIEEISYKINKRLKKVYCKLINPKYGLKEIKKEVYYIEKSVDRIICDLEEIKSGVNTIEEAVLNPKYGLKEIKKEVKAIEKSVLNPKYGLKEIKNEVRTIEDTVLSPTYGLEEIKSEVSVIEEIVLSPTYGLEEIKSEVSVIEETVLSPTYGLEEIKSEVNVIEEIVLSPTYGLEEIKSEVKTIEETVLSPTYGLEEIKSEVSIIEETVLSPTYGLEEIKSEVNIIEETVLSATYGLEEIKSEVSVIEEIVLSPTYGLEEIKSEVSVIEETVLSPTYGLEEIKSEVKTIEETVLSATYGLEEIKSEVNIIEETVLNPMYGLEEIKSEVNIIEETVLNPMYGLEEIKSEVKTIEETVLSATYGLEEIKSEVNIIEETVLSATYGLEEIKSEVNVIEEIVLSPTYGLEEIKSEVSIIEETVLSPTYGLEEIKSEVKTIEETVLSATYGLEEIKSEVNIIEETVLSATYGLEEIKSEVSVIEEIVLSPTYGLEEIKSEVSIIEETVLSPTYGLEEIKSEVSVIEETVLSATYGLEEIKSEVSVIEETVLSPTYGLEEIKSEVNVIEEIVLSPTYGLEEIKSEVKTIEETVLSATYGLEEIKSEVSIIEETVLSPTYGLEEIKSEVSVIEETVLSATYGLEEIKSEVSVIEETVLSPTYGLEEIKSEVNVIEEIVLSPTYGLEEIKSEVKTIEETVLSATYGLEEIKSEVNVIEEIVLSPIYGLEEIKSEVNIIEETVLNPMYGLEEIKSEVNVIEETVLSATYGLEEIKSEVNIIEETVLSATYGLEEIKSEVNIIEETVLNPMYGLEEIKSEVNVIEETVLSATYGLEEIKSEVNIIEETVLNPMYGLEEIKSEVNVIEETVLSATYGLEEIKSEVNIIEETVLSATYGLEEIKSEVNIIEETVLNPMYGLEEIKSEVSIIEETVLSATYGLEEIKSEVNIIEETVLNPMYGLEEIKSEVNVIEETVLNPMYGLEEIKSEVNIIEETVLSATYGLEEIKSEVNIIEETVLNPMYGLEEIKSEVSVIEETVLSATYGLEEIKSEVNIIEETVLNPMYGLEEIKSEVSVIEETVLSATYGLEEIKSEVNIIEETVLNPMYGLEEIKNEVSIIEETVLSATYGLEEIKSEVNIIEETVLSATYGLEEIKSEVNIIEETVLNPMYGLEEIKSEVNVIEETVLNPMYGLEEIKNEVSIIEETVLSATYGLEEIKSEVNIIEETVLNPAYGLFEIKAEVIDIINDIQSPIFGLYEVKTEIAAIEEAVLSATYGLEEIKYEVSNIENILTTTDDLTTGPFFISQSSQMPASVIIKILNNTNLAKDVIIRVYEYGNNNARNTVIPQGGTTMPINILPNQCVDIEYSISRSDNTNNQCEVQLFDIVEGVYCWVTVRTEAVDTTLNTVTPISGNTFRHAELVPLITDFPV; the protein is encoded by the coding sequence GTGAAAGATTTGCGGTATTATAATCCACGTTCTAAATCATTGGATTGTTCGGATAATAGCCAAATAATATGTATTTTTAAGGAAATATTAAAAGAGATTAGATGTATTCAAGAACTATTGTATTTCCCAGAAACTGATCTTGATGAAATAGAAGAAGTTATATGGGTAAAAAATGATCAATGTAGTTTAAGCGAAATAGAAAGAAAAATAAGTAGAATAGATAAATTACTAAGAAATCCCTGTTTTGGATTGAAAGAAATTAAAATAGAAGTCGCTAATATTGAAGAAATATCATATAAGATTAATAAAAGACTCAAAAAAGTTTATTGTAAGTTAATTAATCCAAAATATGGATTAAAAGAGATAAAAAAAGAAGTATATTATATTGAAAAATCAGTTGATAGAATTATATGCGATTTAGAAGAAATTAAGAGTGGAGTTAATACAATAGAGGAAGCTGTATTGAATCCCAAATATGGATTGAAGGAAATAAAAAAAGAAGTAAAAGCAATAGAAAAATCTGTATTAAATCCTAAATATGGATTAAAGGAAATTAAGAATGAAGTAAGAACCATAGAAGACACAGTGTTGAGTCCAACGTATGGGTTGGAAGAGATTAAAAGCGAAGTAAGTGTAATAGAAGAAATAGTCCTGAGTCCAACCTATGGATTAGAAGAGATAAAGAGTGAAGTAAGTGTCATAGAAGAGACAGTGTTGAGCCCAACGTACGGGTTGGAAGAGATTAAAAGCGAAGTAAATGTAATAGAAGAAATAGTGTTGAGTCCAACGTATGGATTAGAAGAGATAAAGAGTGAAGTCAAAACGATAGAAGAGACCGTGTTGAGTCCAACGTATGGATTAGAAGAGATAAAGAGTGAAGTAAGTATAATAGAAGAGACCGTGTTGAGTCCAACGTATGGATTAGAAGAAATAAAGAGTGAAGTAAATATAATAGAAGAGACCGTACTAAGTGCAACGTATGGGTTGGAAGAGATTAAAAGCGAAGTAAGTGTAATAGAAGAAATAGTCCTGAGTCCAACCTATGGATTAGAAGAGATAAAGAGTGAAGTAAGTGTCATAGAAGAGACCGTGTTGAGTCCAACGTATGGATTAGAAGAAATAAAGAGTGAAGTCAAAACGATAGAAGAGACTGTGTTGAGTGCAACTTATGGATTAGAAGAAATAAAGAGTGAAGTAAATATCATAGAAGAAACAGTGTTAAATCCGATGTATGGATTAGAAGAAATAAAGAGCGAAGTAAATATCATAGAAGAAACAGTATTAAATCCGATGTATGGATTAGAAGAAATAAAGAGTGAAGTCAAAACGATAGAAGAGACTGTGTTGAGTGCAACTTATGGATTAGAAGAAATAAAGAGTGAAGTAAATATAATAGAAGAGACCGTACTAAGTGCAACGTATGGGTTGGAAGAGATTAAAAGCGAAGTAAATGTAATAGAAGAAATAGTGTTGAGTCCAACGTATGGATTAGAAGAGATAAAGAGTGAAGTAAGTATAATAGAAGAGACCGTGTTGAGTCCAACCTATGGATTAGAAGAAATAAAGAGTGAAGTCAAAACGATAGAAGAGACTGTGTTGAGTGCAACTTATGGATTAGAAGAAATAAAGAGTGAAGTAAATATAATAGAAGAGACCGTACTAAGTGCAACGTATGGGTTGGAAGAGATTAAAAGCGAAGTAAGTGTAATAGAAGAAATAGTCCTGAGTCCAACCTATGGATTAGAAGAGATAAAGAGTGAAGTAAGTATAATAGAAGAGACCGTGTTGAGTCCAACGTATGGATTAGAAGAAATAAAGAGTGAAGTAAGTGTCATAGAAGAGACAGTGTTGAGTGCAACGTACGGATTAGAAGAGATAAAGAGTGAAGTAAGTGTCATAGAAGAGACAGTGTTGAGCCCAACGTACGGGTTGGAAGAGATTAAAAGCGAAGTAAATGTAATAGAAGAAATAGTGTTGAGTCCAACGTATGGATTAGAAGAAATAAAGAGTGAAGTCAAAACGATAGAAGAGACAGTGTTGAGTGCAACTTATGGATTGGAAGAGATAAAGAGTGAAGTAAGTATAATAGAAGAGACCGTGTTGAGTCCAACGTATGGATTAGAAGAAATAAAGAGTGAAGTAAGTGTCATAGAAGAGACAGTGTTGAGTGCAACGTACGGATTAGAAGAGATAAAGAGTGAAGTAAGTGTCATAGAAGAGACAGTGTTGAGCCCAACGTACGGGTTGGAAGAGATTAAAAGCGAAGTAAATGTAATAGAAGAAATAGTGTTGAGTCCAACGTATGGATTAGAAGAAATAAAGAGTGAAGTCAAAACGATAGAAGAGACAGTGTTGAGTGCAACGTACGGGTTGGAAGAGATTAAAAGCGAAGTAAATGTAATAGAAGAAATAGTGTTGAGTCCGATATATGGATTAGAAGAAATAAAGAGTGAAGTAAATATCATAGAAGAAACAGTATTAAATCCGATGTATGGATTAGAGGAAATTAAGAGTGAAGTAAATGTCATAGAAGAGACAGTGTTGAGTGCAACGTATGGATTAGAAGAAATAAAGAGTGAAGTAAATATAATAGAAGAGACCGTACTAAGTGCAACCTATGGATTAGAAGAAATAAAGAGCGAAGTAAATATAATAGAAGAAACAGTATTAAATCCGATGTATGGATTAGAAGAAATAAAGAGTGAAGTAAATGTCATAGAAGAGACCGTGTTGAGTGCAACGTATGGATTAGAAGAGATAAAGAGCGAAGTAAATATCATAGAAGAAACAGTATTAAATCCGATGTATGGATTAGAGGAAATTAAGAGTGAAGTAAATGTCATAGAAGAGACTGTGTTGAGTGCAACGTATGGATTAGAAGAAATAAAGAGTGAAGTAAATATAATAGAAGAGACCGTACTAAGTGCAACCTATGGATTAGAAGAAATAAAGAGCGAAGTAAATATCATAGAAGAAACAGTATTAAATCCGATGTATGGATTAGAGGAAATTAAGAGTGAAGTAAGTATAATAGAAGAGACAGTATTAAGTGCAACGTATGGATTAGAAGAGATAAAGAGCGAAGTAAATATCATAGAAGAAACAGTATTAAATCCGATGTATGGATTAGAAGAAATAAAGAGTGAAGTAAATGTCATAGAAGAAACAGTATTAAATCCGATGTATGGATTAGAAGAAATAAAGAGTGAAGTAAATATAATAGAAGAGACCGTACTAAGTGCAACGTATGGATTGGAAGAGATAAAGAGCGAAGTAAATATAATAGAAGAAACAGTATTAAATCCGATGTATGGATTAGAAGAAATAAAGAGTGAAGTAAGTGTTATAGAAGAGACAGTACTAAGCGCAACCTATGGATTAGAAGAGATAAAGAGCGAAGTAAATATCATAGAAGAAACAGTGTTAAATCCGATGTATGGATTAGAAGAAATAAAGAGTGAAGTAAGTGTTATAGAAGAGACAGTACTAAGCGCAACCTATGGATTAGAAGAAATAAAGAGCGAAGTAAATATCATAGAAGAAACAGTATTAAATCCGATGTATGGATTAGAGGAAATCAAGAATGAAGTAAGTATAATAGAAGAGACAGTATTAAGTGCAACGTATGGATTAGAAGAGATAAAGAGCGAAGTAAATATAATAGAAGAGACCGTACTAAGTGCAACGTATGGATTGGAAGAGATAAAGAGCGAAGTAAATATCATAGAAGAAACAGTATTAAATCCGATGTATGGATTAGAAGAAATAAAGAGTGAAGTAAATGTCATAGAAGAAACAGTATTAAATCCGATGTATGGATTAGAGGAAATCAAGAATGAAGTAAGTATAATAGAAGAGACAGTATTAAGTGCAACGTATGGATTGGAAGAGATAAAGAGTGAAGTAAATATCATAGAAGAAACTGTTCTAAACCCAGCATATGGATTATTTGAAATCAAGGCTGAAGTAATTGATATAATTAATGATATTCAAAGTCCTATATTTGGTCTATACGAAGTAAAAACTGAAATAGCAGCAATAGAAGAAGCGGTATTAAGTGCAACATATGGATTGGAAGAAATAAAATATGAAGTGAGTAATATTGAGAATATTTTAACAACAACAGATGATTTAACAACAGGTCCATTTTTTATCTCTCAAAGTTCACAAATGCCAGCTAGTGTAATAATTAAGATATTAAACAATACTAATCTAGCTAAAGATGTAATTATAAGAGTATATGAATATGGAAATAATAACGCAAGAAATACTGTAATTCCACAAGGTGGTACAACAATGCCGATAAATATTTTACCAAATCAATGTGTAGATATTGAGTATTCTATATCAAGAAGTGACAATACAAATAATCAATGTGAAGTTCAGTTATTCGATATAGTCGAGGGTGTTTATTGTTGGGTGACTGTTAGAACGGAAGCTGTAGATACTACACTAAATACAGTTACGCCTATATCTGGCAATACTTTTAGACATGCAGAATTAGTTCCATTGATTACTGATTTCCCTGTTTGA
- a CDS encoding SPL family radical SAM protein, with the protein MDNFIPAKVLYEEKILEYELGKTLYERYKNMNIEMIPIEKHHDVEFIKKAPDEKFVEFKKYLVLGIRKSLQLTPNKLSADFIVPFTSSGCSAMCTYCYLVCNFFKGSYLRIFVNREAMINSVKRKIKQVGERKIYEIGSTSDMVLENTITGNLRWAIEEFGKLDNATCTFATKFAMVDYLLDADHNGNTQMRISVNPDYIIRKVEIGTSKLEDRIDAANKMFNAGYRVGVNIAPIILLDNWQEMYRELLESLSKKLDDKLKDQLFFELIFMTYGYANDTINSAALKGVLNVFDRSKMCPKGRGKFCYDLDIREDAARYFKDLIAHYFPNATISYIV; encoded by the coding sequence TTGGATAATTTTATACCAGCAAAAGTACTTTATGAAGAGAAAATTCTAGAATATGAATTAGGGAAAACCCTTTACGAGCGTTATAAAAACATGAATATAGAAATGATACCCATAGAAAAACATCATGATGTAGAATTCATAAAAAAAGCACCTGATGAAAAATTTGTTGAGTTCAAAAAATATCTGGTTCTTGGTATTAGAAAAAGTTTACAGTTAACTCCTAATAAACTATCTGCAGATTTCATTGTTCCTTTTACATCTTCAGGCTGCTCCGCTATGTGTACATATTGCTACCTGGTATGTAACTTCTTCAAAGGTTCTTATCTACGCATATTCGTTAATAGAGAAGCAATGATTAATTCAGTCAAAAGGAAAATTAAACAAGTAGGCGAAAGAAAAATATATGAAATAGGTTCAACTAGTGATATGGTTCTTGAAAATACCATTACAGGTAATTTGAGATGGGCTATAGAAGAGTTTGGCAAACTAGATAATGCAACTTGCACCTTTGCCACAAAATTTGCTATGGTTGATTATCTTCTTGATGCTGACCATAATGGAAATACTCAGATGAGGATTAGTGTCAATCCAGATTATATTATTAGAAAAGTTGAAATAGGCACTTCTAAACTTGAAGATAGAATAGATGCCGCAAACAAGATGTTTAATGCAGGATACAGAGTTGGTGTCAATATAGCACCTATAATCCTTTTGGATAATTGGCAGGAGATGTATAGAGAATTGTTGGAATCATTGTCCAAAAAACTTGATGACAAGCTAAAAGATCAATTGTTCTTTGAACTTATCTTCATGACTTATGGATATGCCAATGATACCATTAACAGCGCCGCTCTAAAGGGTGTTCTTAATGTATTTGATAGATCAAAAATGTGTCCAAAAGGACGTGGTAAGTTCTGTTATGACCTAGATATTAGAGAAGATGCCGCCAGATATTTTAAAGACCTGATTGCTCACTATTTCCCTAATGCCACAATAAGTTATATTGTATAA
- a CDS encoding RluA family pseudouridine synthase: MELEIIYEDTHIIVAKKPPKIPSQKDKTGDKDMLTLLKEYLIKQYNFKNPYIGLIHRLDRPVGGLMVFAKTKYANTRLSEEIRSKRFDKHYYTVVCGKPSKDKGELRDYLKKNGRNNISKVVAKNVKDAKEAILEYELIETIETEEYGNLSLMKINLKTGRHHQIRVQLSNADIPIWGDNKYNETFMKMKKWTQIALWAGFISFKHPKENKICKYELKPSKEYPFNMFNNI; encoded by the coding sequence ATGGAATTAGAGATAATATATGAAGATACACATATAATTGTTGCAAAAAAACCTCCAAAAATTCCTTCACAAAAGGACAAGACTGGAGATAAGGATATGTTAACGTTATTGAAAGAATATTTGATTAAACAATATAATTTTAAAAACCCATATATTGGTTTAATTCATAGACTTGATCGTCCAGTAGGCGGCTTGATGGTGTTTGCCAAGACAAAATATGCCAATACTAGATTATCAGAAGAAATTAGGTCCAAAAGATTTGATAAACACTATTATACTGTAGTCTGTGGCAAGCCTAGCAAGGATAAAGGAGAATTAAGAGATTACCTTAAAAAGAATGGTAGAAATAATATATCTAAAGTAGTTGCTAAAAACGTAAAAGATGCCAAAGAAGCTATTTTAGAATATGAACTAATAGAAACCATTGAAACTGAAGAATATGGTAATTTGAGTCTAATGAAGATTAATCTCAAAACTGGAAGACATCATCAGATACGTGTTCAACTTTCTAATGCTGATATACCCATATGGGGAGATAATAAATACAATGAAACTTTTATGAAAATGAAGAAATGGACACAAATTGCATTGTGGGCTGGATTCATTTCATTCAAACATCCGAAAGAGAATAAGATCTGTAAATATGAACTAAAACCAAGTAAGGAGTATCCTTTTAACATGTTCAATAATATTTAG
- a CDS encoding NAD-dependent protein deacylase, with protein sequence MLNRLKDIIDSSNNIVFFGGAGVSTESDIPDFRSEKGLYKAVQKYHYRPETIISHTFFMKNPKIFYEYYKENLIYTDAKPNNAHKALAKLEERGKLKAVVTQNIDNLHQMAGSKEVVELHGSVYRNYCMSCGEAYDIDFILDSNDVPRCTKCGDIVKPDVVLYEEGLDGLILKKAVEYVSSAEVLIIGGTSLVVYPAASLIQYFNGKYLVLINKEETSYDSYADLVINEPIGEVMKGFL encoded by the coding sequence ATGTTAAATAGATTAAAGGATATAATAGATTCAAGTAATAATATAGTATTTTTTGGGGGTGCTGGTGTTTCAACTGAAAGTGATATACCAGACTTTCGTTCTGAAAAAGGGTTGTATAAAGCAGTTCAAAAATATCATTATCGTCCAGAGACTATAATAAGCCATACTTTTTTTATGAAAAACCCTAAGATTTTTTATGAGTATTACAAGGAGAATCTTATATATACAGATGCCAAGCCTAATAACGCTCATAAAGCGTTAGCTAAGTTAGAGGAAAGAGGAAAATTGAAAGCTGTAGTGACTCAGAATATAGATAATCTACATCAGATGGCAGGAAGTAAAGAAGTTGTTGAATTACATGGATCGGTCTACAGAAATTATTGTATGTCATGTGGAGAAGCTTATGATATTGATTTCATCTTAGATAGTAATGATGTTCCTAGATGTACAAAATGTGGAGATATTGTCAAACCTGATGTGGTTCTCTATGAAGAGGGATTGGATGGATTAATTCTTAAAAAAGCTGTGGAATATGTTAGTAGTGCAGAAGTATTGATTATCGGGGGTACATCATTGGTAGTTTATCCAGCTGCTTCACTGATACAGTATTTCAATGGAAAATATCTTGTTCTTATCAATAAAGAGGAAACTTCCTATGATAGTTATGCAGATTTGGTTATCAATGAGCCTATTGGAGAAGTTATGAAAGGATTTCTGTAA
- a CDS encoding carbohydrate-binding protein: MNLSIEVLDQAGNKLAECSNTDEVYLVYQDTYKEGDKIVFKSSEKNQYFIAQIDDALGEAFVYFTENEVVYNVPSGEKRTNFSPKVFSGNIHLLHLRLATKEEIAGYKNLAKNVIDQNGIEGLYPHAKANVETRGEAVFAARNAIDGVCENRSHGPWPYQSWGINMQDDAEMKLDFGRLVAVDKIVLYTRSDFPHDNWWEQVKIVFSDDSELVWDLEKSYKPHIINIEQKKIKWLVLKDLKKADDPSPFPALTQIEVYGVEA; encoded by the coding sequence ATTAATCTATCAATAGAAGTATTGGATCAAGCAGGAAATAAGTTAGCAGAGTGTAGTAATACTGATGAAGTATATTTAGTTTATCAAGATACATATAAAGAAGGAGACAAAATCGTATTCAAGTCAAGCGAAAAGAATCAATATTTTATAGCACAAATTGATGATGCACTTGGCGAAGCTTTTGTGTATTTTACAGAAAATGAAGTAGTTTATAATGTGCCATCTGGAGAAAAAAGAACTAATTTTTCACCAAAAGTATTTAGCGGAAATATTCATCTACTACATTTGAGACTAGCTACAAAGGAAGAAATAGCTGGATATAAGAATCTTGCTAAAAATGTTATTGACCAAAATGGTATTGAAGGACTATATCCTCATGCAAAGGCAAATGTAGAGACAAGAGGAGAAGCAGTTTTTGCAGCAAGAAATGCAATTGATGGTGTTTGTGAAAACAGATCTCATGGTCCTTGGCCTTATCAATCATGGGGTATAAATATGCAGGATGATGCTGAGATGAAACTGGATTTTGGAAGATTAGTAGCAGTTGATAAAATCGTATTATACACAAGAAGCGATTTTCCACATGACAACTGGTGGGAACAAGTGAAGATTGTTTTCTCTGACGATTCAGAATTGGTTTGGGATCTTGAAAAAAGCTACAAACCACATATAATAAATATTGAACAAAAGAAAATCAAATGGTTAGTTTTAAAAGATTTGAAGAAAGCTGATGACCCATCACCATTCCCAGCACTTACACAGATTGAAGTGTATGGAGTAGAAGCTTAA
- a CDS encoding cache domain-containing sensor histidine kinase — protein sequence MKNIHVLRTIKYKLIILSIMLVVIPTCIIELILVRSSVNLIKEETKKSVSNQLKEASKKIDLTLELVEYSSIDLLLDDKLLDILSEDLTVGQSYKDYEKMVYINRVLSRNVIMETSLESIYLYDYNDECLFASNRKGFLYVEDLDIEWEKWSAPNEEAMPWVLREDPFGARDKYYLSSKKTIKDGNNNIIDVYLNVNERAIHNMLENINIRDGGYKFLLDDKLNFISHEDLTLIKKSIETIGFSKNDFSKSQNGFVKKIDNTEYLVVSTTSKYLNWKYVALIPIEGIYPGASKIIGLAIIISLIVFIVDIIGILIISKSIYSPIGKLKKAMELAGSGQFTTNLNNNRKDEFGILYRSYNTMVRKIQNLINEVYIQSLLKKEAEMKALQNQINPHFLYNTLDVLHWMVKTNNGEDACDIIFSLANFYRLVLSKGKNIVKISEALALINHYLVIQKNNFRKNFTYSIDVKEEILSYNIPKLVLQPIVENAIIHGFNNKKDHKVLNIKGNIEGEYIILKVWDNGVGISEDRLNKINREFKIGDFNTDGNFALQNINQQIIHMYGRDCGLYIESQEQEGTCVSIKITKQITDLLTGGTIKNENL from the coding sequence TTGAAAAATATTCATGTTCTACGTACAATTAAATACAAGTTGATTATATTATCTATAATGTTGGTTGTTATTCCTACGTGCATTATAGAATTAATATTAGTAAGGTCTTCTGTTAACTTAATAAAAGAAGAGACTAAAAAATCTGTATCAAATCAATTAAAAGAAGCTTCCAAAAAGATTGATTTAACACTTGAACTTGTGGAATATTCCTCTATAGATTTGTTATTGGATGATAAGCTGTTAGATATTCTTTCAGAAGATTTAACAGTGGGGCAAAGTTATAAGGATTATGAAAAAATGGTATATATCAATAGAGTATTATCAAGAAATGTAATTATGGAGACATCATTAGAAAGTATCTATCTATACGACTATAATGATGAATGTTTGTTTGCGTCTAATAGAAAAGGTTTCTTATATGTTGAAGATCTAGATATAGAATGGGAAAAGTGGAGTGCACCCAACGAAGAAGCAATGCCTTGGGTACTTAGAGAAGATCCTTTTGGTGCAAGAGACAAATACTATTTATCATCTAAGAAAACCATAAAAGATGGTAATAATAACATAATCGATGTATATTTGAATGTAAATGAAAGAGCAATACATAATATGTTGGAAAATATTAATATAAGAGATGGAGGATACAAATTCCTCTTAGATGATAAGTTGAATTTTATTTCTCATGAAGATTTGACTTTAATTAAAAAGAGTATAGAGACTATTGGATTTTCTAAAAATGATTTTTCCAAAAGTCAAAATGGATTTGTAAAAAAAATTGATAATACGGAGTATTTAGTTGTATCTACTACATCTAAATATTTGAATTGGAAGTACGTAGCATTAATACCTATAGAAGGAATATACCCTGGAGCCAGTAAAATAATTGGGCTTGCAATAATTATATCATTAATAGTTTTTATTGTTGATATTATAGGAATTCTAATTATATCTAAAAGTATTTATAGTCCTATTGGAAAACTCAAAAAAGCTATGGAATTAGCAGGAAGTGGGCAGTTTACCACTAATCTGAATAATAATAGAAAAGATGAATTTGGTATTTTATATAGAAGCTATAATACAATGGTTAGAAAGATTCAAAACTTGATTAATGAGGTGTATATACAGAGTTTATTAAAGAAAGAAGCTGAAATGAAAGCATTACAAAATCAAATTAATCCACATTTTTTATATAATACTCTTGATGTACTTCATTGGATGGTTAAGACTAACAATGGTGAAGATGCTTGTGATATTATTTTCAGTCTTGCTAATTTTTATAGATTGGTTCTTAGCAAAGGTAAAAATATAGTTAAGATTTCGGAAGCATTAGCGTTGATAAATCATTATCTTGTAATACAAAAAAATAATTTCAGGAAAAATTTTACTTATAGTATTGATGTTAAAGAAGAAATATTAAGTTATAATATCCCCAAACTTGTTCTACAACCTATTGTTGAAAATGCAATAATTCATGGATTTAATAACAAGAAAGACCATAAGGTGCTTAATATAAAAGGAAATATTGAGGGAGAATATATCATATTAAAAGTATGGGACAACGGAGTTGGAATTTCAGAAGATAGATTGAACAAAATAAATAGGGAATTCAAGATAGGTGATTTTAATACCGATGGTAATTTTGCATTACAAAATATTAATCAACAGATAATTCATATGTATGGAAGAGACTGCGGTTTATATATTGAAAGCCAAGAACAAGAAGGAACTTGTGTTAGTATTAAGATAACTAAGCAAATCACTGATTTGTTGACAGGGGGAACTATAAAGAATGAGAACCTATAA